In Vibrio marisflavi CECT 7928, the genomic stretch GACTCTCGACCAAACCACAATAAAAACTATCAATATGACAATAATAATTGGCTAATTGGCGGTTCGGTAAGTGGTCAGTCGTTGTCAGTTCGTTATGACTTGGTTGGAAACATAACGTATAAGTCATACGGTCAATCTACATTTACGTACCTCTATGATTCTAAAAATAGAATGTCCAATATTGAAGGCTCAGTTTACGGCTCATTAGCCAACCTTTTAGAAGATGAATCCCGGGATACACCGCAAGCCTTTACGTACGATAGCTATGGCAACATTTCCAGCAGAGATGGAAGTGGTACAGGAATGATATACAACGATGCCAAACAGCTTGTTGAAGCCACAGGCATCAACCCATATACAGGAAAAAGCTACCACCTTTATTATTACTATGACGCTTTAGGAAATCGTGTTGCTGTTGTAGATGAGAGTGAGACGTACTATGAAATATATAATGGTCAAAACAAACTTTTATACAAACTTGGTTATGGGAAGATCACCAACTACCTCTATTTAAATGGTCGCAAGGTAGCTGAAAGCACACATGAACAAGGCTCTCAAGCTACACCTGCTACATCCACATTTTTCCATAGTGACTTGCTTGGCTCGGTTATCCTGAAAAGCAAAATAGATGGTTCCATTATTGATACATCAGGAAACGGTCAAAACTACCTACCATATGGGGCGGAGCTAAACCCAGGAATCTATACCAATACGCTAACAGGCTTAGTAGGTGAGCATATCGGCTTTATCAATAAACCTTTCAATAGCAATAGCGGTTTGTCTTATTTGGAGGCTCGATACTACGATCCACTCTTAGGACGCTTTATGGGTGTTGATCTTGTCGATTTCTCGGCGGATGCGCCAATGACGTTTAACCGATACGCGTACTCATGGAACAATCCGGTGACGCTGGTTGATCCAAATGGGAATACTCCTTTCTTTATCGATGTGGCTATAGGTACCGTCGGTTCTGCTGCTATCGGGGCTTATCAGGGTTATCAAAGAACTGGCACTGCTATGGGAGCTATCAAAGAAGCAGCAAAACAAGGAGCAATTGGTTTGGGCGTGTCTCTGGTCACCAATAGTTATGCGGCAATTGCTCGAACTGCTGCAACAACGAGTGGTAGTTTGATAAAAGCAGGTATAGCAAAAGTAGAAATTGCAGCTGTGGAAGTTAACGCGGATGTTGCGGTGAATATGACCTCAGACATGCTTACAGGAAATCTTAGCGATCCGGAAAGCTATTATAAAAATGGTGTAATCAATTCTATACCCGGTGTCGGAGGGGCCAGCGGCAGCTTAATACACAATGGCCTTGGAAACTTAAAGAAAGGGAATATCGCTACGGGAACGTTGAATGTGGTCGTAGGTGCGGCAGCTGACGGTACCATGAGAGTCTCAAAAGAGGGTATGAAAAATCAGCTCAGCAAAAATGCTGCCTCTAATCAAGTTAACACCAGTGATTACCAAACCGATGTAATACAGAGCGTAAGAGAGCAAGCCAAAAAAGATCGTGGTGGGCAAAGCTGGTCTCGTGGAGAGCAAGGTAATTGGCGGGATCAGTGTTCATTTTAAGTTTTTATAGGACAATGACATGAAAGATTTAGCAATCTTCGTTATTCCCCTAATTCTAGGTTTTACCTTTGGCGGATGGTATGCATTTAAGTCAAAAGTATCTAGGTTACGTGACGTATTAATAGTAATAATTGCTATTACTTTATTACCTAGCTTCTTGGTCGGGTTAAGCTGGGTAAGCTTACCTTCGGTCACTATCACTTGGGAAGACTATTTGGCGTTTATTGGGGGGTATCTAATGGTAGGTATCTTCCCCGTAGCTTACCTTGTTAAGCACTTTATGGTGAAAAGGGCGTTTATATATGAAGAGTTATCAATACCAAGTGATAACTCAAATTTAGGTGTGAAATACATTTATGATAAACCGGCGAAAGTAACGGTCTTTGCCGACGCGATTTTACTTAATGTTGGAGGCGTGTTTATCATCATTGGTTTTGCTATCAACGATTGCATTGGCTTCACTATTAGCCTTATAACACTCACGACATTTCTTGCACACATTTCTTACCTTTGGAAGTTTGTCCGTTGCCCTCATTGCAAAGGGTTTGTACTTCTAAATATTCATAACCCCCTAGAAGTTCCTGAATACGAGAACAAAGTGTCTTCTTTAGCGCAAATCATCTTTCTCGCGGCTGAAAAACAAACCACCTGTGCTTGCTGTCGAGGAAAGGTTAAGTTTGGGACAGACCAAAACATACAATAGAAGTGGCAGCGCTCGTCTGAATGAAAGAAAGTCGATTTAGGTAACTAGCACTAAATCGGCTTTAGGATACAAAACTGGAGCCATATCAGCCGTCACTTTCTATAGTTTGCTCTGGATCTACGCTTGTTGCTTAGCGAGCAAGAGGTCAATGATGAGAATACACCCTCATCGAGCAATGAGTAAATTGCTTGCTATCTATAGCCCGAGAAACGCTTTTTGTTCCAACGTATCTGAGTAGTTCGCTTTTTGGGAAGAAGATTGGGCAGTTTGGAGAGTTCTTAGCTTCAAACTTTGTTCACACACAAAGTCATACAAGATAGCCAACTAGTTTTTGCTCTGTCGCCTCTTCAATTACAATCCAGAACATATTTATCACATATTTTTTAATATTTTTGTCGATATGCGTTACTACCTATGGCTAGGAACTCTCCAAACACCACTGATCGAGAAGATTATAATGTTTTCATTATAATGTCTATGATTGCATATGATTTTATAGTGCATTTCTGGACCGTTTTGTTGGTTCGTTCACATAGAAAATTACACGCAAGTACTAACGACTAGGTGGCTGGAATTTTAGTAAGAGAAATACCCTATCTTCGATAAATAGAAGATACACATTAGGGCCCTAAAATCCCGTGGCCTCGCTTCTGTTATGCCAAACCATCTGAAAGCTTTACTCTATTCAATTAGAAGGCAAGCCATAAAAAGCAATCAATATCGTTCGCCCCTTTATTTAAAACCAAAATTTAGGAAACCTCTAACGTCATGATTCAATGAATTGGGACACCTATTGTTATGGAGGATATGATGTTTGATTTGCTCAAGATAGTCATCTTTGCAGCTGGATGTGCCGTTATCTACGGATTAGCCACAGGAACGGATTTGAATGTACTCTTTGCAGACATTATCGCTCAAACCTTACCGGTCATTAAAAAAGTAATAGCATCAGTTTGGGA encodes the following:
- a CDS encoding RHS repeat-associated core domain-containing protein → MGRPTKAGDWVTQVNYKPDNREKDYTVASGVKTTYSYNDRSMLESIQYSSLVNLNDQASNVTLSYSYDGNTNVTAVIDSRPNHNKNYQYDNNNWLIGGSVSGQSLSVRYDLVGNITYKSYGQSTFTYLYDSKNRMSNIEGSVYGSLANLLEDESRDTPQAFTYDSYGNISSRDGSGTGMIYNDAKQLVEATGINPYTGKSYHLYYYYDALGNRVAVVDESETYYEIYNGQNKLLYKLGYGKITNYLYLNGRKVAESTHEQGSQATPATSTFFHSDLLGSVILKSKIDGSIIDTSGNGQNYLPYGAELNPGIYTNTLTGLVGEHIGFINKPFNSNSGLSYLEARYYDPLLGRFMGVDLVDFSADAPMTFNRYAYSWNNPVTLVDPNGNTPFFIDVAIGTVGSAAIGAYQGYQRTGTAMGAIKEAAKQGAIGLGVSLVTNSYAAIARTAATTSGSLIKAGIAKVEIAAVEVNADVAVNMTSDMLTGNLSDPESYYKNGVINSIPGVGGASGSLIHNGLGNLKKGNIATGTLNVVVGAAADGTMRVSKEGMKNQLSKNAASNQVNTSDYQTDVIQSVREQAKKDRGGQSWSRGEQGNWRDQCSF